In Trachemys scripta elegans isolate TJP31775 chromosome 25, CAS_Tse_1.0, whole genome shotgun sequence, the sequence NNNNNNNNNNNNNNNNNNNNNNNNNNNNNNNNNNNNNNNNNNNNNNNNNNNNNNNNNNNNNNNNNNNNNNNNNNNNNNNNNNNNNNNNNNNNNNNNNNNNNNNNNNNNNNNNNNNNNNNNNNNNNNNNNNNNNNNNNNNNNNNNNNNNNNNNNNNNNNNNNNNNNNNNNNNNNNNNNNNNNNNNNNNNNNNNNNNNNNNNNNNNNNNNNNNNNNNNNNNNNNNNNNNNNNNNNNNNNNNNNNNNNNNNNNNNNNNNNNNNNNNNNNNNNNNNNNNNNNNNNNNNNNNNNNNNNNNNNNNNNNNNNNNNNNNNNNNNNNNNNNNNNNNNNNNNNNNNNNNNNNNNNNNNNNNNNNNNNNNNNNNNNNNNNNNNNNNNNNNNNNNNNNNNNNNNNNNNNNNNNNNNNNNNNNNNNNNNNNNNNNNNNNNNNNNNNNNNNNNNNNNNNNNNNNNNNNNNNNNNNNNNNNNNNNNNNNgtctgtatccgcaaaaagaacaggagtacttgcaccttagagactaacacggctgctactctgaaacttaacaaAATCTTGTTTAGGATCTATCTGAAATAAGTATAAATTATTTAGTTTTGGTATTGGGGCACTTaggtgtattatttttttttttttttttttttttgcctgtcagcaaacaagaaaaaatgttGACAACAGAATACATCAATATTGTTATAACAAAGGAGGAAGGTTGTATCCTGTGGGCTCAGAAATGACCTGACATTATCATGCAGAAATAGAAGAAACTCGTGTTTCTAGAGAAACATTTGATTAATTGTAAAAACGTACTAGTTACTAGTAGAAAGCATTTTTGAAGGACTGCACTAAAATATTATCTTAAACATAACTCTAAAAATTCTTGCACTGTTCTTtctgagagaaaatatttcatatactagtttattttccatttttctcaATATGCCCAAGGTTTCCAGACTAGGCTtcagaaacataaaaaaaaaaaaaaaaatccccctcctccacttttttttttacccgGTCCCTTACATCTCTATAAATAATCCtaaccctccaccccagaggcatcTGCATCTCAGTGCGGGCAAGGAATCCCTGTTGGTGTAACTAGTTTGTCCGGGGTCAGTGGTGGGGAGGTGCTAGGGATATGGGTGCCAAACTCTTTATAAAAGTTTTCCCCTGGTGACCACGCCAGCGTGACGGCCTGTGGGGAATCCGCTGAGTGTCTGCAAGATGTGGCCAAAGTCCACGCAGGGTTTGGACGCAGTTTTTGTGCCTGTGAATGGGGTAGGAGCCTGTTCTAtggaggaggcagggggaagaAAGTGGGGGGCAGTTATGGGGGTGTGGCTGTTGGAGATCTAGGGGTGAGGGGCAATGGGGAACTTTGGGGGGTTGTGGCAGTTGCAGGGAGTTTTTGGGTGAGTGGGCGCGAGAGAGGCCTGGGCCCCCAACTCTCATCCCCTCTGCTTTGCCTGTTCCCAGCCGCACTGTAGGATGACGGCCCCAGGGAAGCTGCGGGTGGCGGTGATCGGGGCAGGAGCAGCCGGGCTGTGTGCGGCCCGTCACATCGCTGCCCACCCCGAGTCCTTTGCGCCCCCCGTGGTGTTCGAGGCGTCCAGCCGCGTCGGGGGCACCTGGGTCTATACCGAAGAGACGGGGCAGAGACCGGATGGGCTCCCCGTCCACTCCAGCATGTACCGGGACCTCAGGTAGCCGGCGCGGGGCTGCGGGTGCCGTGTGCTTCCGGGCACAAGGCAGGGGCAGAGGAGCTTGCCAGGcctccaagtgtgtgtgtgtgtgagggtagGATCCCCTCCCCTGAGACtagcccccccccatcctcccaggGGGTCTGTCTCCtcactgccccccccacacacttccccCATTTCCCGCTGCAGCTGGGACACCCTCTGCTACCCACGTGGGCCAGTCCTGGGAGTGCCGAGccctggaaggggcaggcagatgcaggaggggatggggaccTGGGGGGGGGNNNNNNNNNNggcccagctcacctccgcctcctcccctgagcgtgccgtgtgcccgctttttccccctggctcccagctgtttcacgcggcaagcgctgggagggaggagggggaacacggcgctcgggggaagaggtggggccggggaggggatttggggaagggagggggcggagttggggcagggactttggggaaggggttggaatgggggcggggcagggaaagggtggagtcggggtggggccaggggcgggggggacacGAGCACCCGCCGGCGAtggggaaagttggcacctatgcctaTGACGgtgggctgtgtgtgtttgtgatggGGGTGTGCATATGTGACGGTGGGGTGTGCGGTGGGTGGGTATGTCTGTACCTGTGGGTGtgacagggtgtgtgtctgtgcaggtgTGTCTGTGATGGTGAAGTATGTGTGTACACGAGTATCTGTGACAGTGAAGTGTCTGTCATAGGTGTGTGTGCACAAAGGTGGGTGTGCACACGGGTGTCTGTGAGAGGGTATGTGTGTgaaggtgtgtgtgagagagacggGGGGTGTCCACATGAATGGTTGTGTCTGGGGCAGTGTGCGTTAGTTGGTGAGTCTGCGATGCGGAGTGTCAGTGTGTGCGGGTGTGTCTGTgacggggtgtgtgtgcatgtgggtgTGCCTGTGAtggtgggctgtgtgtgtgcgtgcgggtCTGTTTGTGATGGAGTGTGCACCCATGTGTGGGTACGTGTGTGACAGGGTATgcctgtgtgtgggtgtgggtgtgatggggtgtgtgcCCGTATGGGGGGGTGTTTGTGACGGGGGAGGTGTCTGTGCGTGCTGGGGTGTGTGCAACAGGGCAAGGGGGTGCCTGTGTGTGGCTGTGATGGGGTGCGTGGTGTCACCTACTCCATACGaggccagtcaggactctggggagcctcctctccctcggagcggACTGTCTCCACGGCAAGgagctcacatggcttcacctcctgggtctgacctcggagcattcggCATATGCCCCCCCCCGGGCGCCCCCACAGTGAGTCCgccccggcggggtcctggggcagccagagggtcctgcactccccacttcgcagtcagacgtgactctcagacAGCCGGGAGAACAGAAGATTTATTAGTCAACAGGATCACAGCATAGGACAGAACTcattagcacagaaatcagtgactttcagccaagtccatttGGGGGGACCCCAGGCCAAAtgccctggactccccctcttccagcCCCCCCACGCAGACTGCCAGCTTCCAGCCACCCCACCTCCAACACCCCCTcatgcccctcctccttctctgtgTCTCACTTCCCCGGCCAAACCTGGCACCTGGTCACACCCCCCTCCTGGGTCACAGGTTACACAGGTGCAAACAGCtgggcagcctcacctgccccacGGCCTCAGCAAAATCACACCCCCAGTTCCCACCCCCGAAGTattggggcagcacacagggaaactaaGACTCACATGCAACATAACAAGATGAATAAAACACGACTTTGTCACACGTGGCTGTGTGGGTGTGACGAGGTGTTGGTGTAGGTGTGACGGGGTGCAGATCTGACGGTGTGACATGGGGGGGTGTCGAGGTGTCTGTGTGGGTGTGACAGGGTGCCTGTgtgagtgtgatggggtgttagTGTAGGTGTGACGGGATGTGGGTATGACGGTATgatgtggggggggtgtctctgtggTTGTGATAGTGTGTCTGTGTGGGTGTGATGCGATGTTGGTGTGGGTGTGACGGGGCGCAGGTGTGacttggggtgtgtgtgatggggtgtgggTGTGATGGGGTGGGTGTCTGAGTGTGGGTGTGACAGGGTGTCTGTGTGGGTGTGACGGGCTGCGGGTCTGATGGTGTGACGTGGGGTGGGTGTGTCTGTGACGTGGGGTGTGACGGGGTGTCGGTGTGGGTGTGACGGGGGTGCGGGTCTGACGGGAtgacatggggtgtgtgtgtctgtgacgTGGGGTGTGATAGTGTGTCGGTGTGGGTGTGACGTGGTGTGGGTGTGACGGGGTGcaggtgtcacggactcacagatcgtgcctgtgacggagcagggagcagggcagatctgacctgggaatgttgcagggggattgcagtgaggagaggggacttcccttgaaggaagctacctgagctgtaacctgagccaggaacgggggtggggagaattaacaccttctgcccgggagactgaacaaaggagaggaggagcaggaggagttgggagtttagtttcggtttgggctgggtggtgcaacgcagggaaccccaagctggggtctaagctccctgaacctcccagagggacctaattgagggggtctggtcgtacctacacgctctgcttgagactgtgttcctgtccttaaataaaccttctgctttactggctggttgagagtcgcagtgaatctcgggaagaggggtgcagggccctgactcccccacactccgcaacaactggtggcagcggtgggatctaatgcaccccgtggacggcgcttcctgcagtaagtgactggggagcagtaaaacaaagggggattgacggggaccaggcgtgctgaagagtgagagagagactgttattacccctgggagtgtgtgaccagcgagaaggacttttgcagtaacagggttccccggggggatcgcagcgagtggtcccaggggcggaggagtctgcagctcgaccctggcagagaggtggtgacctcgagaagggctggcacactagggggccccctgggaactgtggggagctgtgagcacacaggccggtgagtggccagcaggaagatgtatgccaagcggcttaagagcgacctggtggagaggttcaatgggacgctaaaaatgatgctgaaaacatttatgaatcagcacccgcaggactgggacaagtacttacctcacctgctgtttgcgtacagggaggtaccccaggagTCTACCGGGTTTTCGCCTTTCGAACTGCTATATGGAAGGCGGGTAAGGGGGCCCCTGGACCTGATGAGagacgaatgggaggggaaggccactcctgacggagagtcggtggtggagtatgtcctgacCTTCCGGGAACGACTTGCCGAGCTcatgggcctggccagggagaatctggccagagcccagaggaagcagaaggtctggtatgaccgcaCAGCACGGGCCCGCGCCTTCGCCACTGGGGATCAGGTGATGGTCCTCATCCctgtgaggaaaaacaaactccaggccgcctgggaagggcccttcaaggttgtcaagcaactaaacgaggtaaactatgtggtggagctgtcgAACCGGGCACACCACCACCGGGTGTaccatgtgaatatgatgaagccatattatgacagggggaatatggtgttggccgtgtgtggacattgggaggggcagggagatgaccctttagtagatctattccctgggacaagagttggcttccccctggaagcaattcccctctctgatcggctaacccctgcccagcgagCTGAGATCGgaggggtgctgcatctgtaccaacagctattttccaaccagcctggacgcactaatctgactgtccaccgggtgcagacaggatcgcacccgcctataaaatgctcccccttccgagccacagggaaaactgctcaggacctggaaagagaggtcaatgacatgctggctttgggggtgatccagccgtcttccagcccttgggcctcgccggtggtgctggtccccaaaaaggacgggtcgatccggttctgtgtggactatcggaagctcaatgccatcactgtagccgatgcctaccccatgcccaggccggacgagctcctagacaagctgggaggtgctcggtaccttaccaccatggatcttacaaagggctattggcaagtgccgctggatgcagatgccaggctgaaatcggcctttgtcacccctctggggctctatgagttcctgaccctgcccttcggcctcaagggagcgccggccaccttccagcgcctggtggatcagctactgagggggatggagagttttgccgtggcgtatatcgatgacatctgtgtctttagccagacctgggaggaccacatatcccaggttagacaagtgctggaccgactccagaaggctgggctgaccgtaaaaccggagaagtgcaaggtggggatggctgaggtatcctacctaggccaccgggtgggaagcggctgcctaaagccggaaccagccaaagtggaggtgatcagagactggcccgctcctcaaaccaaaaagcaggtccaagcctttattgggatggcagggTACTATCGGAGAttcgtgccccactttagcgccatagccgcccccatcactgagctgtgcaagaaggggaagccagacaaagtggtctggaccgaggagtgccaggaggctctccgggcgctgaaggaggctctggtcagtggcccagttctggcaaacccagactttgacaagccctttatggtgttcaccgacgcctcagacacaggactgggggcggtgttaatgcaggaggatgaaaagggggagagccaccccatcgtgtacctgagcaagaagttgctaccccgggagcagaactacgcggccatcgagaaggaatgcctggccatggtgtgggccctcaagaaactagagccatatctctttgggcgTCACTTCACCATGCacaccgaccactctcccctgacctggctgcaccagatgaaaggagccaacgccaagctcctgagatggagcctgctcctgcaggattatgacatggacgtggtccatgtgaagggacGTGACAACCTGATAGCGGACGCATTGTCCCGGAGAGggagccctgaacttccccaggtcactggtcaaagtgaccccgctcagttcagtctcgaaggggggagagatgtgacggagcagggagcagggcagatttgacctgggaatgttgcagggggattgcagtgaggaggggggacttcccttgaaggaagctacctgagctgtaacctgagccaggaacgggggtggggagaattaacaccttctgcccgggagactgaacaaaggagaggagcagcaggaggggtttggagtttagtttcggtttgggctgggtggtgcaacgcagggaaccccaagctggggtctaagctccctgaacctcccagagggacctaattgagggggtctggtcgtacctacacgctctgcttgagactgtgttcctgtccttaaataaaccttctgctttactggctggttgagagtcgcagtgaatctcgggaagaggggtgcagggccctgactcccccacactccgcaacagtgcccactcttggccccttGTGGTCCgtgggggggtgcccctttcagtgagacagcccttcgtgggggtccactctctctcggggtcaggcccctcctgtgacgaagtgggactgttcttaatgttttcctcagtttcccctatgcagttcttaagtatctaggtggtgggataagggtgtatggttgctgcagagcaaagggccagggtacataaatgcccgacactgtctcctggcaactgatggcctgggcccctcctctgcaaaggtgccaactgaaggtgttggagacaaagggatcaggtgacctcctggcccaggaaagagacaaagcccagaggaggtggggctggacgggggttggagtttggagctagctggggactggaagggagggcagacgggggtctgcctcgctgggccccagaatggacccggtgGAGGAATCCCATTCGCTGTActtacaagctctgttttagaccgtgttcctgtcatctaattgaaggacataaatccacaccgcgtagaggtcaaagcataggggtttattacacacagcgctggcggagtgtcacttggcttattaggctcagagacactgtcaatcaattgattacaatggaatatatagattttccatgggcggggggaagtgacggggtaggcagttccacaccctggGATAGTTTTTGCAGCAAGACAGgatagcacaatagccaatggttaaaaggttacacaatgtctccgcccatggtctcaagttagcaagttaacatttgattaatactttgataaaatgttattagtataaaatatatatgttgaattctgatttggggtccataggaacggagcaactcctttgattgtccgacaggtacatgtctaggggataaagcaaagaaacagtgaaagcatatgaaaatagagattgtctcctttatgtcttaaggcaggcattggtcccttggaagggaggtggaaggatgccatatcattatagtgacatgtgccaatatttcataaactcaaggttggatctgtgggaagactgttttcccttcaggagaaacacaataggaacagggacaacaaggagtctggtggcaccttaaagactaacagatttatttgggcataagctttcgtgagtaaaaacctcacttcttcggatgcaccgaaataggaacagggatcctttgttcaatttgaaacattggatgaaacataattattcagttattgcttcaacatctggcatttctactgagcAAGCATaacttagcaaaggcaatgttattttgtttaccccagctttctcgtagctgatcactatttgctaggcctctggtctccagaccaaactctggactttgggtctggaaaagagctggcataattcatataccaggttgtttatataacatgcacatggattttaacccttcactaataaacctctgtgttactggctggctgagagtcacgtctgactgcgaagtgggggtgcagaaccctctggcttccccaggaccccgcctgggcggactcgctgtgggaagcgcacagaggggcatatgctgaatgctcccaggagagacccaggaggtgaagccatgtgagcgtcttgccctgaagacagtctgctctgagggagaggaggctccccaaagtcctgactggctttgtggggagcagttccagagcatcgcccggggactccgtgacacctccacctcctggagccgcacctctcggaGCCTCAGCACGTCCATCTCTgtcgtgggccccctcagggagtcccctcgctctggacccccgggtccttcacccccgaaggggttgatgccaccctgttctctagaccgtatttagtcctgccatgcgggcaggggactggactcgatgacctctcgagatcccttccaatcctagaatctatgaatctatgactctcagccagcataaaacaggaggatttattgagagttgaacacagcacaggaaactctctgaccctcaggcctggcctccctcggcccagcacaccccagtctctctgcatccaggtgtagaactgatgaattaaatagggttaccatattttgagcctccaaaaggaggacactccacggggccccgcccccacccccagccccgccccttccccaaagtcctcaccccaactccgccccctcccctgcttcccgcgaacatttaattcacaggaagcctgaagcaggtaagggcggtgtggggggaggaggcgcggcccagtctggccccccccggCCTCTCCAGcttgggtcagctcgggccctggagTAACCCTAAATTacctatggtaaccctaaattaaattgtttttaattgttcactttattaatgtaacttcataagtaaagttttatgaatgaaacaatattcattcctaaaaccggttaccccaataactggctaattaacaattaagatgcttgttaagagccatagctgttcagtcagctgcctttgtaagtttcactatcaatccaattcctgcttaaatcactgagacttgcactgtttcagtattgtaacttctgttcaccatttattacacttgcctacagcgtaacttctgttcactgtttgccatattgtaattcaaaccccattttacaacacttactccattttgtaagggcttgctgcaaccttcatttttgcaaaccctgctgtaatcttattagtttagtttcgatgtgtgaatgagggatgtatggatgatggaatcaacctccagccccagcctgtcctgattaaatagagttcaaacaccaagggctgaagatgcagacaagatcCCTAAcgaagtaagaagaatccaccctaaaaagaaaaggtacaatagaaggaagatcaaagcccggtcccaggctgaaagtcatgtctccaattgacgggtgatcaatcaccaaacctgaaggcagcgtgacacagcaagacctatagactctggattcaaactaaagcctacaaaaaggatgggtgagatggaaaactttggaggagggtaacattctgctgccaacatggaagggcatcggtgcatgcccaacagagacccagctcgtccgtgtgcccggctttcctggccagttaccgccacaagctacgaacccaagctgcaaactcaagccacagactcgagcaggactggtaactatgcagcagctgcagaacatctgatatatagatatatatatatatgtgtgtgtgtgtgtgtgtgtgtgtgtgtgtgtgtaggtattaggtataatgtgtgtgtataaggattaagatattagttattgctcataaatcaaattgttatcataataaatgtggcatctttatcttgtcccctttaataagatcctgctagtttttattggtataacacaggtgggctctgcctgctccccctctccagcccagagccccctctgctcgcagctgggcatctgagatcactgGCCCCAgaccccgcctctgtccattgtcttctctccaggtaaacagggttgtaaaccggggcctcctctcctcgcttctgtcctcttgctggaaccggctggtcacgtcactgggtcctcactctgcagcccattgtcctcccactgNNNNNNNNNNNNNNNNNNNNNNNNNNNNNNNNNNNNNNNNNNNNNNNNNNNNNNNNNNNNNNNNNNNNNNNNNNNNNNNNNNNNNNNNNNNNNNNNNNNNNNNNNNNNNNNNNNNNNNNNNNNNNNNNNNNNNNNNNNNNNNNNNNNNNNNNNNNNNNNNNNNNNNNNNNNNNNNNNNNNNNNNNNNNNNNNNNNNNNNNNNNNNNNNNNNNNNNNNNNNNNNNNNNNNNNNNNNNNNNNNNNNNNNNNNNNNNNNNNNNNNNNNNNNNNNNNNNNNNNNNNNNNNNNNNNNNNNNNNNNNNNNNNNNNNNNNNNNNNNNNNNNNNNNNNNNNNNNNNNNNNNNNNNNNNNNNNNNNNNNNNNNNNNNNNNNNNNNNNNNNNNNNNNNNNNNNNNNNNNNNNNNNNNNNNNNNNNNNNNNNNNNNNNNNNNNNNNNNNNNNNNNNNNNNNNNNNNNNNNNNNNNNNNNNNNNNNNNNNNNNNNNNNNNNNNNNNNNNNNNNNNNNNNNNNNNNNNNNNNNNNNNNNNNNNNNNNNNNNNNNNNNNNNNNNNNNNNNNNNNNNNNNNNNNNNNNNNNNNNNNNNNNNNNNNNNNNNNNNNNNNNNNNNNNNNNNNNNNNNNNNNNNNNNNNNNNNNNNNNNNNNNNNNNNNNNNNNNNNNNNNNNNNNNNNNNNNNNNNNNNNNNNNNNNNNNNNNNNNNNNNNNNNNNNNNNNNNNNNNNNNNNNNNNNNNNNNNNNNNNNNNNNNNNNNNNNNNNNNNNNNNNNNNNNNNNNNNNNNNNNNNNNNNNNNNNNNNNNNNNNNNNNNNNNNNNNNNNNNNNNNNNNNNNNNNNNNNNNNNNNNNNNNNNNNNNNNNNNNNNNNNNNNNNNNNNNNNNNNNNNNNNNNNNNNNNNNNNNNNNNNNNNNNNNNNNNNNNNNNNNNNNNNNNNNNNNNNNNNNNNNNNNNNNNNNNNNNNNNNNNNNNNNNNNNNNNNNNNNNNNNNNNNNNNNNNNNNNNNNNNNNNNNNNNNNNNNNNNNNNNNNNNNNNNNNNNNNNNNNNNNNNNNNNNNNNNNNNNNNNNNNNNNNNNNNNNNNNNNNNNNNNNNNNNNNNNNNNNNNNNNN encodes:
- the LOC117869971 gene encoding putative flavin-containing monooxygenase FMO GS-OX-like 11; translation: MWPKSTQGLDAVFVPVNGPHCRMTAPGKLRVAVIGAGAAGLCAARHIAAHPESFAPPVVFEASSRVGGTWVYTEETGQRPDGLPVHSSMYRDLR